The nucleotide sequence taatggttggctcaagtcagcaggagcaatctaaatacaaataaaaattacaacaacaaaaaattgttaggtaattatacttacatttatttgcacttttttacattgacaatgttttactagaaataaggaacaagcaaagccttgcaaaacccagggagctgagactcatggtgagacattgcagggagtcatcagtgttacctataactgtgcatttaaccaccatgtgatatgtactgtatgtgggtaggcaaaaaaaaaggtgtgtgtggaaactaaactgaagtcagtatgcagacaaattgcggcaaagcaatttgtcatgaccaaaaaattcaagagtaggctgagaccagatgctattcccacaatctttgtacattgtcctgtggtcaaaaagaggagggccctgctccacgatgcacccCTAGACCTGTGAACATACAAGAAAGGGCTACTGATTACAGCtgttatttcaggtgattcatatataataagtacaaactcgtaCTAGTAAAGTGATGtcatatattcaatatttaaaattagcaaaaccatgtattctacctctatcagtttcaaaggttgaggaaaaaagaacaaggacactcagagaagggaaagtgagagtgaagaaaaaggacatggctagagaggagagacagggacaggtgacactGCCCAGTCAACCAGCAGCAAGTCAGCCAGCATTCCATTGAACCATCAGCCAGTTAcctgggtctattaaaaaaaatgtaagagaccagaaaaaaaaaaaaaaaaatcaaacaatgcaaaggcagcactaagaaaaataatgaaaattcagctatcaaaaaaaaggtcccctcagctctcctgacctgcatcctcactgatgctccatcacagaacagttcagtggcaccactaatcctccacccaccagaacccacagaatgttacagtatgttacttttatacactaacaagtttaagtatataatacagtattattatataatatagacaggtaatagtaaatgaatcacaatgactaaaaacactccacccatgtttttgcaaactcaattcactctaaatgtatatcaatagggtgcattttattattaagtaatttaatacgtgtaataaggaacaaactttataacctcatttttaccacttccactcaccgctgtcacacgttatattgaactaacgtaataggctatgtaacgttaagtaactttccccaccctgcaaaaaaaatatgtttatactcctttttttctaattgcaaacacgatggatgaaactgaattatgagaacagattttacaattattagggtgttcgttactaacttcattcagctccaatcctagcctaatctgttagttatctgataacaaaccttaaatctactcatttaatgagtgataatctactagaaggttttaatttgcaatttattgttaCTAAGGTGTACTGATAATATTCAATCTTATTTTTTAAACGTCTTACCTGTTAAAAGTGCGTCGCGaacggtttgttctgctgcatctctacggcgcggcatcggtttgctgctacttccgggaactatttagaggctccacgagccgccattgctgtaaaaaaagcgttccattggagtcaatggagttgtcgcaactctcactctatatggctctggttgGGCCGTACAACACGACTCGCAATTCTATTGGTCCAGCTCTTTACCACGTGATCTGCACACGAACCAGACACCAGAAAACTCACTGTTCCGTTGTATTTACGCAGAGTCTAATCTGTTTATATTACTGATAGCAAATCAAAGCTTTCCAAACTAAACTCTAATTTTTGATATTATTTACACAGTGTCAAGGCAGATCTGTCACTTTTCGTCATGGCCACCATAAACAGTTTAAAGACTCGTAATTTTAAGATATTAAAAGCCATAAACTTACTTATATCGACCTCCAAAATGATACACAATGGTAAAAATAGAGgcaatattgtattttaataataaacacatgAATATTCAATATCTACTTTTAACTTGATAACTATATTCCATTTTTATATTGTCAATATTTGCCACAAATTATCCAAGGCTTGTTCCACAAATCAACAAATGTCCATGACAGACGTTTAGCAGAAACTGTtttacctgtaaaaaaaaaaaaaactgtatttacagtatgttaaagaaataaagtaaagaaatagaggaagtaaaaatatattttcttagttttgtaaaataaaaaacatttactgtaacCACTAGTGAGTCTATTTccgctataaaataaataaataaataaaaaattcggGAAGTCCAAGAATGAGgctgatgttttgtttgtttgttgtttaaagaTTTATAAATACAGCCAAGATTAGGATTAGGataaacaatgttaaaaaaaatgtaaatgtcaatgaTAAAAAGAGGGAAAACACATACATAGCTCTCTTATTCTTcttaatattgttaaaatgtaaatgtaaaaacgtaaatgttaaaaaagaaaaacacacacatatacagcttttgttatttttcttactttttttagATATTGTTGGACTTCTGCCTTTAAAAACAAGCTTATTTCCTATTATCTATTAGAAATAGcacatcatttaaataatattcctGATGATAAGACATGCCATAATTGAAAACttgacaataacattttaaaagatgaGCATGATGTGatcattaataaaacacaacagagaTCTGACCAAAAACAAGCTGAATGCGGACAACTCCATAAAGGTATAAAACTATAAACAATATTTCTGCATCTATCAATATaacaattgaaaatatttataaatgagttGAATGAATATgtatttcatttgtattatttaaatattactaatattattcccaaattgtaacttttaaatatattttatttttcattccaataaattagatatttaattatttatatttacttattaaattatactttaaatataaaaaaaattgccttttttATATGTCAGTTTCCAAATTTGATTCCAGATATGACAGGCCTATGATAACAACAGCTGCAAATCTTGCCCATGATGTCATTACGTTTCCCACAATGCCTCAGCAGGAAAACAACGCACGCGCGGTGCGCGTTTCTCAAGCGTCTCTCAAAGATGGCGGGCGTCCCTGATCCACTGGAAGATATGCTCTACTCCGAAGTGGACGAAAAAGCCGTCAGTGACCTCGTAGGCTCGTTGGAATCGCAGTTGGGTGGACAAAACAAGGCGGTCGGTCCTCAAGGCGACACTAGGAGACCCTCAAACGCGCTTAATCCACACTTGGGGAAATTGCTGCCCGCCCAAGTAGGAACAACACTGGAGCAACAGCGACAGCCAGAGCGAAACCAGGAGGGAAACTCTCAAGAGAACGGTCCGGACAGAATACCGGCGTCTGGGGCTGTCCCGTCCACCGCGAACCTGGCCAGCACCTCCGCGAATCCGGTTACAGCCGCGAACCGGTTGCAATATCATTCATCAATCCCATCAACTTGTTCAAGTGACGCAGCACCAACAGACTCTCACCCCAAAACAAACCACATCGCGTCTGCTGTCCAGTCGGTTCCCGCCAGAATACAGACTGTGAACGGAAGCAGTGGCATGTTAAACTCTTCTGTTATCGCTTCTGCTCCTGCTTCTGTAAACGGTATTGACATTGCTTCAGGTGTAGGTAATGTTAAAAGCAACATGTCTGCTCCTACTAGTACAAATACTGCTTTTGTGCCTGCTCAGCCCAACAGCACACTGCCACATGCGAATGTGTCACTAGATAGTCAAGCAAACCCCACCATTGCACTGCACAGGCCTCCTAACACCATCACAAGTGTCGTACACAACGGAGGCGACCCCAAAGTCTCAGGATTGCCCGTGCAGGCCACCGGGCTTGTGTCGTTCACAAACACAGAGCCCAAATCTGATCCTCAAAACCAGATTAAAGCCATCGTCCCGAACCAGCTCCCCGGAACCCCCGTAGGGTTGCACCCCAGCACGTCCGCTCAGATTATAGTGTCGTCCAGCCCGGTGGTGACCTCACTTCCTGTGGCAAGCACGCCCTCTGCCCTTGCAAAATCAGCAGCGACTGCTCTCGTAGGACAGCCTACGACCCTGTTGAGACCCGGTGCGCCCATCCAGGGGACGGTGACTGCGACTGCGACACCCCTGCAGCGTCCAGGGGCTCCTACGACCCAGCTGATCGTCAGACCGCAGCAACAGACTACCATTCAGTTACCGCCGGGATTCACCATACCTCCAGGTAAAAGCTTAGGAAGCGATAAGGGGACCAGATGCCAAAAAGAGGatgacagttcaccaaaaaatttaaattttgtttttatttacaaaccTTAATGTTGTTCTGAACCcgaatgactttatttcttcttccGAACATAAAGACGACATTTTTGAGGAATCTTTTTGTCCATGTAATGAAAGTAAATAGGGtccaaaacaaaataacattggaccccattgactttcattgtgtggATAAATAAAAGTAAGCCAttcaggtttgtaacaacatgagtgTAGTAATGTTACTACTTTTCCCAGCTATTTTAATTACTCCAAAATGATTTGTTTATGAATTGTTTCCTGTGTTCTTGAGGTATGGTGCTGGTACGCACGGAGGCCGGTCAGCTGGCATTGGTTCCTCAGCAGGTCCTGGCCCAGGCCAAAGCTCAGAACCAAAATAAAGGCACCCTGTCACCAAGACCTGCTACACCCACTGCTGGAACCACTTTCAGAGTCACCACACCTGTTGCCCAGGTATGAGCAACACATTTAAAACTCTTGCTGCATGATAACACTCTGTTTTagcagtaaataataattatataaaggaAGGCCATCTCTGTTGACACTTTCAGTGCATCTTTTTTTCCCATGCAGTGAAATTGAATGGTGATTGAGATGGTCTCTCTCTGCATATCTGCTACTTTTGTATTCCACAAATGAAAGGAAGTGGTTCTCTTGTATTCTAAATCAACTTTAATGTAGTTCATATGACATTTGTTCTTAAAACCGTATGAAAGCTTTGTGCCGTGAAAAAGGTGAAATGTAAGTGATTTATCTGCAGACAGTCTCATCCTGATTTTACTGTCAAATCAAATGTGGTGCAGGTTGCATGACCGTAACAACAAACATCATGATTTCTCCAGTGGCTTGTAACCAAATATCTTATTTGATTTGCTTCAGATCAAATCTTCAAAGCTTCAGATTTGGTAACTAGCACTTAAATCAagtattttctgctttttaaaatgcttttttttgtcctttttaaagATTAGAAGAACTTCCATTGAATAAAAAGATTATTCGTCTATTTGAAGACTCTTGAAAAATTACTGTTTTGTctgttctgctttaaaaatattacacCATGTGGGTTTggaataatgtaaaattaatttttgggtgaactgtttcttaaATGTGgtgtttattgtattatttcaagCTGAAAGCTTggggaaaatatgtatttttgtcgTGGTGCACAAAAcacttggcttttttttttttttttgtagcagaaGACAGCAGTGGTAACGATTACCTCGGCTCAGAAGCCCACCACCACAGTCATTACAGCAGGGGCCCGTGTGCAGCCTGCGCCACAGACAGTTCTCAAGCCCTCTGTGACCCCTCAGA is from Carassius auratus strain Wakin chromosome 25, ASM336829v1, whole genome shotgun sequence and encodes:
- the LOC113043329 gene encoding transcription initiation factor TFIID subunit 4-like isoform X3; translation: MMSLRFPQCLSRKTTHARCAFLKRLSKMAGVPDPLEDMLYSEVDEKAVSDLVGSLESQLGGQNKAVGPQGDTRRPSNALNPHLGKLLPAQVGTTLEQQRQPERNQEGNSQENGPDRIPASGAVPSTANLASTSANPVTAANRLQYHSSIPSTCSSDAAPTDSHPKTNHIASAVQSVPARIQTVNGSSGMLNSSVIASAPASVNGIDIASGVGNVKSNMSAPTSTNTAFVPAQPNSTLPHANVSLDSQANPTIALHRPPNTITSVVHNGGDPKVSGLPVQATGLVSFTNTEPKSDPQNQIKAIVPNQLPGTPVGLHPSTSAQIIVSSSPVVTSLPVASTPSALAKSAATALVGQPTTLLRPGAPIQGTVTATATPLQRPGAPTTQLIVRPQQQTTIQLPPGFTIPPGMVLVRTEAGQLALVPQQVLAQAKAQNQNKGTLSPRPATPTAGTTFRVTTPVAQQKTAVVTITSAQKPTTTVITAGARVQPAPQTVLKPSVTPQSPISTAAAAPANRGPVLSQEMQENVKKCKNFLATLIKLASHNSPSPETSRNVKALVQDLLDAKIEPEEFTNRLQTELKSSPQPYLIPFLKKSLPALRLTLLNSQQSLTQLSQTSTTSTPVTVNAIKAPAPSTLPTSVSTIRPAAATMRPGVQVTPTRMPVVITQTVRAQGPVGTPLQLRSPMGVAVQAAANQKQKLNDPGGGTFRDDDDINDVASMAGVNLNEENARILATGSELVGTQIRSCKDEAFLPASLLHKRLLETAKKFGVTEMSMETVTLISHATQSRLRSVLEKVSAVAQHRVDSCKDEDLYEQTSDVRTQLKFFEQLEKIEKQRKDDEERELLMKAAKSRSRQEDPEQARLKQKAKEMQQQELAQMRQRDANLTALAAIGPRKKRKLDSPGASAGAEFPVGSSGSATGSTSSSTSSVRQSRQRITRVNLRDLIFCLEQERTTARSMLLYKALLK
- the LOC113043329 gene encoding transcription initiation factor TFIID subunit 4-like isoform X1, whose translation is MMSLRFPQCLSRKTTHARCAFLKRLSKMAGVPDPLEDMLYSEVDEKAVSDLVGSLESQLGGQNKAVGPQGDTRRPSNALNPHLGKLLPAQVGTTLEQQRQPERNQEGNSQENGPDRIPASGAVPSTANLASTSANPVTAANRLQYHSSIPSTCSSDAAPTDSHPKTNHIASAVQSVPARIQTVNGSSGMLNSSVIASAPASVNGIDIASGVGNVKSNMSAPTSTNTAFVPAQPNSTLPHANVSLDSQANPTIALHRPPNTITSVVHNGGDPKVSGLPVQATGLVSFTNTEPKSDPQNQIKAIVPNQLPGTPVGLHPSTSAQIIVSSSPVVTSLPVASTPSALAKSAATALVGQPTTLLRPGAPIQGTVTATATPLQRPGAPTTQLIVRPQQQTTIQLPPGFTIPPGMVLVRTEAGQLALVPQQVLAQAKAQNQNKGTLSPRPATPTAGTTFRVTTPVAQQKTAVVTITSAQKPTTTVITAGARVQPAPQTVLKPSVTPQSPISTAAAAPANRGPVLSQEMQENVKKCKNFLATLIKLASHNSPSPETSRNVKALVQDLLDAKIEPEEFTNRLQTELKSSPQPYLIPFLKKSLPALRLTLLNSQQSLTQLSQTSTTSTPVTVNAIKAPAPSTLPTSVSTIRPAAATMAVKRPGVQVTPTRMPVVITQTVRAQGPVGTPLQLRSPMGVAVQAAANQKQKLNDPGGGTFRDDDDINDVASMAGVNLNEENARILATGSELVGTQIRSCKDEAFLPASLLHKRLLETAKKFGVTEMSMETVTLISHATQSRLRSVLEKVSAVAQHRVDSCKDEDLYEQTSDVRTQLKFFEQLEKIEKQRKDDEERELLMKAAKSRSRQEDPEQARLKQKAKEMQQQELAQMRQRDANLTALAAIGPRKKRKLDSPGASAGAEFPVGSSGSATGSTSSSTSSVRQSRQRITRVNLRDLIFCLEQERTTARSMLLYKALLK
- the LOC113043329 gene encoding transcription initiation factor TFIID subunit 4-like isoform X2, translated to MMSLRFPQCLSRKTTHARCAFLKRLSKMAGVPDPLEDMLYSEVDEKAVSDLVGSLESQLGGQNKAVGPQGDTRRPSNALNPHLGKLLPAQVGTTLEQQRQPERNQEGNSQENGPDRIPASGAVPSTANLASTSANPVTAANRLQYHSSIPSTCSSDAAPTDSHPKTNHIASAVQSVPARIQTVNGSSGMLNSSVIASAPASVNGIDIASGVGNVKSNMSAPTSTNTAFVPAQPNSTLPHANVSLDSQANPTIALHRPPNTITSVVHNGGDPKVSGLPVQATGLVSFTNTEPKSDPQNQIKAIVPNQLPGTPVGLHPSTSAQIIVSSSPVVTSLPVASTPSALAKSAATALVGQPTTLLRPGAPIQGTVTATATPLQRPGAPTTQLIVRPQQQTTIQLPPGFTIPPGMVLVRTEAGQLALVPQQVLAQAKAQNQNKGTLSPRPATPTAGTTFRVTTPVAQKTAVVTITSAQKPTTTVITAGARVQPAPQTVLKPSVTPQSPISTAAAAPANRGPVLSQEMQENVKKCKNFLATLIKLASHNSPSPETSRNVKALVQDLLDAKIEPEEFTNRLQTELKSSPQPYLIPFLKKSLPALRLTLLNSQQSLTQLSQTSTTSTPVTVNAIKAPAPSTLPTSVSTIRPAAATMAVKRPGVQVTPTRMPVVITQTVRAQGPVGTPLQLRSPMGVAVQAAANQKQKLNDPGGGTFRDDDDINDVASMAGVNLNEENARILATGSELVGTQIRSCKDEAFLPASLLHKRLLETAKKFGVTEMSMETVTLISHATQSRLRSVLEKVSAVAQHRVDSCKDEDLYEQTSDVRTQLKFFEQLEKIEKQRKDDEERELLMKAAKSRSRQEDPEQARLKQKAKEMQQQELAQMRQRDANLTALAAIGPRKKRKLDSPGASAGAEFPVGSSGSATGSTSSSTSSVRQSRQRITRVNLRDLIFCLEQERTTARSMLLYKALLK